In one Ornithinimicrobium pratense genomic region, the following are encoded:
- the guaB gene encoding IMP dehydrogenase, whose translation MMSGDLPALPDAFARVGLTYDDVLLLPGETDLTPDQIDTTSRMTREISLKVPLISAAMDTVTESRMAIAMARQGGIGILHRNLSIEDQAYQVDLVKRTQTGLISNPVTIGPDATLEDLDRVCGEYRVSGLPVVDEAGLLLGICTNRDLRFVPVAEWEDTLVRDVMTPMPLVTAPPDVSREAATAILRAHKRERLPLVDADGRLQGLITVKDFVKNEQYPRASQDAQGRLLVGAAIGYFGDAWERATTLIDAGADVLVADTAHGHVRLLIEMVSRLKKDPATRHVQVVGGNVATGEGARAFVEAGADAVKVGVGPGAICTTRVVTGVGAPQLTAVHEAAMAIRGSGVPVIADGGMKYSGDIPKALVAGAESVMMGSMLAGCEEGPGDLIFVNGKHYKAYRGMGSLAAMSSRGKASFSKDRYFQAEVASDDQLIPEGVEGKVPYKGAASSVVHQMLGGLRQAMFYVGAQTVPELAEKGRFVRITQASLQESHPHDIEITAEAPNYS comes from the coding sequence ATGATGTCTGGCGACCTGCCCGCCCTGCCCGACGCCTTCGCCCGGGTCGGCCTCACTTACGACGACGTGCTCCTGCTGCCGGGGGAGACCGACCTCACCCCCGACCAGATTGACACGACCAGCCGGATGACCCGCGAGATCTCGCTGAAGGTCCCGTTGATCTCCGCCGCCATGGACACCGTCACCGAGTCTCGGATGGCGATCGCGATGGCCCGCCAGGGCGGCATCGGCATCCTGCACCGCAACCTGTCGATCGAGGACCAGGCCTACCAGGTCGACCTCGTCAAGCGCACCCAGACGGGGCTGATCAGCAACCCGGTGACGATCGGGCCGGACGCCACACTGGAGGACCTGGACCGGGTCTGCGGGGAGTACCGCGTCTCCGGGCTGCCCGTCGTGGACGAGGCGGGCCTGCTGTTGGGCATCTGCACCAACCGTGACCTGCGCTTCGTCCCCGTCGCCGAGTGGGAGGACACCCTGGTCCGGGACGTCATGACCCCGATGCCGCTGGTGACCGCGCCGCCGGACGTCTCGCGCGAGGCGGCGACGGCGATCCTGCGGGCGCACAAGCGGGAGCGGCTGCCCCTCGTGGACGCCGACGGCCGCCTGCAGGGGCTGATCACGGTCAAGGACTTCGTCAAGAACGAGCAGTACCCCCGCGCCTCGCAGGACGCCCAGGGCCGTCTGCTCGTCGGTGCTGCGATCGGCTACTTCGGCGACGCTTGGGAGCGGGCGACCACCCTGATCGACGCCGGGGCCGACGTCCTGGTCGCCGACACCGCGCACGGGCACGTCCGGCTGCTCATCGAGATGGTGTCCCGGCTGAAGAAGGACCCGGCGACCCGGCACGTGCAGGTTGTCGGCGGCAACGTCGCCACCGGGGAGGGCGCTCGGGCCTTCGTCGAGGCCGGGGCGGACGCGGTCAAGGTCGGGGTCGGGCCGGGGGCGATCTGCACCACCCGGGTGGTCACCGGCGTGGGGGCCCCGCAGCTGACCGCAGTGCACGAGGCCGCCATGGCGATCCGGGGCAGCGGCGTGCCGGTCATCGCCGATGGCGGGATGAAGTACTCCGGCGACATCCCCAAGGCCCTGGTGGCCGGGGCCGAGTCGGTGATGATGGGCTCCATGCTGGCTGGCTGCGAGGAGGGTCCGGGCGACCTGATCTTCGTCAACGGCAAGCACTACAAGGCCTACCGGGGCATGGGTTCGCTCGCGGCGATGAGCTCGCGGGGCAAGGCGTCCTTCTCCAAGGACCGTTACTTCCAGGCCGAGGTGGCCAGCGACGACCAGTTGATCCCCGAGGGCGTCGAAGGGAAGGTGCCCTACAAGGGTGCCGCCAGCTCGGTGGTCCACCAGATGCTGGGCGGCCTGCGACAGGCCATGTTCTACGTCGGGGCCCAGACGGTGCCGGAGCTGGCTGAGAAAGGTCGCTTCGTGCGGATCACCCAGGCCTCTCTGCAGGAGTCGCACCCGCACGACATCGAGATCACCGCCGAGGCACCGAACTACAGCTGA
- a CDS encoding GuaB3 family IMP dehydrogenase-related protein: MVTEIEIGRGKRGRRAYSFDDIAVVPSRRTRDPEEVSISWQIDAYHFAIPVLGAPMDSVVSPQTAIELGRLGGLGVLDLEGLWTRYEDPAVALQEIARLEGEAATARMRELYAAPVQPELIAERLREIREAGVTVAGALSPQRTQQYWRTVVDAGVDLFVIRGTTVSAEHVSSRAEPLNLKRFIYELDVPVIVGGAGTYTAALHLMRTGAAGVLVGFGGGSTHRTRTSLGIHAPAASAIADVAAARRDYLDESGGRYVHVIADGGASVSGEIVKAVACGADAVMMGAALARAQEAPGAGYHWGSEAHHPELPRGDKVHVGTVGTLGEVLLGPGRTADGTTNMMGALRRAMATTGYTDLKEFQRVEVVVAPYGGH, translated from the coding sequence ATGGTGACTGAGATCGAGATCGGGCGGGGCAAACGCGGCCGACGGGCCTACTCCTTCGACGACATCGCGGTCGTCCCCTCACGGCGCACCCGTGACCCCGAGGAGGTCTCGATCTCCTGGCAGATCGACGCCTATCACTTCGCGATACCGGTGCTCGGGGCGCCGATGGACTCCGTGGTCTCGCCGCAGACCGCCATCGAGCTCGGTCGCCTGGGCGGCCTGGGCGTGCTGGACCTCGAGGGGTTGTGGACCCGCTACGAGGACCCCGCCGTGGCCCTGCAGGAGATCGCCCGGCTGGAGGGGGAGGCCGCTACCGCCCGGATGCGGGAGCTGTATGCCGCACCCGTGCAGCCCGAGCTGATCGCCGAGCGGCTGCGGGAGATCCGGGAGGCCGGGGTGACGGTTGCCGGGGCCCTGTCGCCGCAGCGCACCCAGCAGTACTGGCGCACCGTCGTCGATGCCGGGGTCGACCTGTTCGTGATCCGGGGCACGACGGTCTCGGCCGAGCACGTCTCCAGCCGCGCCGAGCCGCTGAACCTCAAGCGCTTCATCTACGAGCTGGACGTCCCCGTCATCGTCGGAGGCGCGGGCACCTACACGGCGGCCCTGCACCTGATGCGCACCGGAGCGGCGGGTGTCCTCGTCGGCTTCGGCGGCGGGTCCACGCACCGCACCCGCACCTCCCTGGGCATCCACGCCCCGGCCGCCTCGGCCATCGCCGACGTCGCGGCCGCCCGCCGCGACTACCTCGACGAGTCCGGCGGACGCTACGTTCACGTCATCGCCGACGGTGGGGCAAGCGTCTCCGGGGAGATCGTCAAGGCCGTCGCCTGCGGCGCCGACGCGGTGATGATGGGCGCCGCGCTGGCCCGCGCCCAGGAGGCGCCGGGCGCCGGCTACCACTGGGGCAGTGAGGCGCACCATCCCGAGCTGCCGCGCGGGGACAAGGTCCACGTCGGCACCGTGGGCACGCTCGGGGAGGTGCTGCTCGGGCCGGGGCGGACCGCCGACGGCACCACGAACATGATGGGGGCCCTGCGCCGGGCGATGGCGACGACCGGCTACACCGACCTCAAGGAATTCCAGCGAGTGGAAGTGGTGGTGGCACCGTATGGCGGGCACTGA
- the rimI gene encoding ribosomal protein S18-alanine N-acetyltransferase: MQLREADWRDLAMMAALEREIFPDDAWSEATMWAELAMRPRRAYLVADDGVGGSSLVGYAGLDLAGDVADVMTVAVDPRARGRGLGAALLAGLHGLARDAGSRAVMLEVRADNEPAVGLYGAHGYEVLRTRRGYYGDPAGGPARDALIMRKELDENG; encoded by the coding sequence ATGCAGCTGCGGGAGGCGGACTGGCGCGACCTGGCCATGATGGCCGCGCTCGAGCGCGAGATCTTCCCCGACGACGCCTGGAGCGAGGCCACCATGTGGGCCGAGCTCGCCATGCGCCCGCGCCGCGCCTACCTCGTGGCCGACGATGGCGTTGGAGGCTCGAGTCTGGTGGGCTATGCCGGCCTCGACCTAGCCGGTGACGTGGCGGACGTGATGACGGTTGCCGTTGACCCTCGAGCCAGGGGCCGGGGTCTGGGCGCCGCGCTGCTGGCCGGTCTGCACGGCCTGGCCCGTGACGCTGGCTCCCGTGCGGTGATGCTGGAGGTCCGCGCCGACAACGAACCCGCGGTAGGGCTCTACGGCGCCCACGGTTATGAGGTGCTCCGCACCCGGCGGGGCTACTACGGCGACCCCGCGGGCGGCCCGGCCCGGGACGCCCTGATCATGCGCAAGGAGCTGGACGAGAATGGCTGA
- a CDS encoding WhiB family transcriptional regulator, which yields MTEAMSQPGPLAELWEWQFQGLCRTTSPEVFFHPEGERGPARRRRDQRAKELCAACPVLEQCRTHALAVREPYGVWGGMSEEERAAHYAEVDRNRTR from the coding sequence GTGACTGAGGCGATGAGCCAACCCGGCCCTCTCGCGGAGCTGTGGGAGTGGCAGTTCCAGGGTCTGTGCCGCACCACGAGCCCGGAGGTCTTCTTCCACCCCGAGGGTGAGCGAGGCCCGGCCCGGCGGCGCCGCGACCAGCGCGCCAAGGAACTCTGTGCAGCCTGCCCCGTGCTGGAGCAGTGCCGCACCCATGCCCTGGCCGTGCGCGAGCCCTACGGCGTGTGGGGCGGCATGAGTGAGGAGGAGCGGGCTGCCCACTACGCCGAGGTGGACCGCAACCGCACCCGCTGA
- a CDS encoding phospholipase D-like domain-containing protein, whose protein sequence is MALAGGIMVADAIRKQRDHADDKVPEHQPHTAQVQEIELKTYTYGQHLYDDMIEAIDQAKDFVYLASYMWKGDRVGQAIKDAVVRAADRGVLVCVVFDGFANFVVPREFKTFPEGIHVLRFPVLRTAVPIIDIRSTGRDHRKILVVDGRVGFVGGYNIGSLYADSWRDTHVRVTGAAVWELQNSFVDFWNRHRGARSRRPELPDSGTWRWNGSIHAARNEPSRMIYPVRGLYLEAIDRASQRIWITQGYFIPDREIKDGLLAAATRGVDVRVILPERSNHVLADVVAHSYFAELLEGGVRLFHYRDVMVHAKTMTVDGQWATIGTANIDRLSLQGNYEINLEIIDPDQAEVMEQIFRTDLERCTEVELDQWRERAWYRKGVERFLRPLQFML, encoded by the coding sequence TTGGCGTTGGCTGGCGGCATCATGGTCGCCGACGCCATCCGTAAGCAGCGCGACCATGCGGACGACAAGGTGCCGGAGCACCAGCCGCATACGGCACAGGTGCAGGAGATCGAGCTGAAGACCTACACCTACGGGCAGCACCTCTACGACGACATGATCGAGGCCATCGACCAGGCCAAGGACTTCGTGTACCTCGCCTCCTACATGTGGAAGGGCGACAGGGTGGGGCAGGCCATCAAGGATGCGGTCGTCCGGGCGGCCGACCGCGGTGTCCTGGTCTGCGTGGTCTTCGACGGATTCGCCAACTTCGTCGTCCCCCGGGAGTTCAAGACCTTTCCCGAAGGCATCCACGTCCTGCGCTTTCCCGTCCTCCGCACGGCCGTCCCGATCATCGACATCCGGAGCACCGGCCGCGATCACCGCAAGATCTTGGTGGTGGACGGCCGCGTCGGCTTCGTCGGCGGTTACAACATTGGCTCGCTCTACGCCGACAGCTGGCGGGACACCCACGTCCGGGTCACCGGCGCGGCGGTGTGGGAGCTGCAGAACTCCTTCGTCGACTTCTGGAACCGACACCGCGGTGCCCGCTCACGCCGGCCGGAGTTGCCCGACAGCGGCACGTGGCGCTGGAACGGGTCCATCCACGCGGCCCGCAACGAGCCGAGCCGGATGATCTACCCCGTCCGGGGCCTCTACCTGGAGGCCATCGACCGAGCCTCCCAGCGGATCTGGATCACCCAGGGTTACTTCATCCCCGACAGGGAGATCAAGGACGGGCTGCTGGCGGCGGCCACGCGAGGGGTGGACGTCCGGGTCATCCTGCCCGAGCGGTCGAACCACGTCCTGGCCGACGTCGTGGCCCACTCCTACTTCGCCGAGCTGCTCGAGGGTGGGGTGCGGCTGTTCCACTACCGGGACGTCATGGTGCACGCCAAGACGATGACCGTCGACGGGCAGTGGGCGACCATCGGCACCGCCAACATCGACCGGCTGTCGCTGCAGGGCAACTACGAGATCAACCTGGAGATCATCGACCCGGACCAGGCCGAGGTGATGGAGCAGATCTTCCGCACCGACCTGGAGAGGTGCACCGAGGTGGAGCTGGACCAGTGGCGCGAGCGTGCCTGGTACCGCAAGGGCGTGGAGCGCTTCCTGCGCCCGCTGCAGTTCATGCTCTGA
- the tsaB gene encoding tRNA (adenosine(37)-N6)-threonylcarbamoyltransferase complex dimerization subunit type 1 TsaB: MLLAIDTATHAIGAAVHDGRDVRARVVREDARKHAELLTPAIEEALRQAGLHRDQLTAVVCGVGPGPFTGLRVGVVTAQVLAHALGLPAPQGICSLDALAHAVRDRHQGELLVATDARRKEVYWARYRVDQGRATRVAGPGVARAADLPREVRELPVVGRGALLYPDALPHLLPDGPRDVDPGELADLAVRLRAGAHPDEDAALLPPEPLYLRRPDAVAPAGMPTSGEG; encoded by the coding sequence GTGCTGCTCGCCATCGACACCGCCACCCACGCCATCGGGGCCGCCGTCCACGACGGCCGGGACGTGCGCGCCCGCGTCGTTCGGGAGGACGCCCGCAAGCACGCCGAGCTGCTCACCCCGGCGATCGAGGAGGCGTTGCGGCAGGCCGGGCTGCACCGCGACCAGCTCACGGCGGTCGTCTGCGGCGTCGGGCCCGGGCCGTTCACTGGCCTCCGCGTGGGGGTGGTGACCGCCCAGGTCCTGGCGCACGCCCTGGGCCTCCCTGCACCGCAAGGCATCTGCTCCCTCGATGCCTTGGCGCATGCCGTCCGGGACCGGCACCAGGGCGAGCTGCTCGTCGCGACTGACGCCCGTCGCAAGGAGGTCTACTGGGCCCGCTACCGCGTGGACCAAGGCCGGGCCACGCGGGTGGCTGGCCCCGGCGTCGCCCGCGCCGCAGACCTGCCCCGCGAGGTCCGCGAGCTTCCTGTCGTCGGCCGTGGCGCCCTTCTGTATCCAGACGCCCTGCCCCACCTGCTTCCCGACGGCCCCCGCGACGTCGATCCCGGAGAGCTCGCGGACCTTGCCGTCAGGCTGCGTGCCGGCGCCCATCCCGACGAGGACGCAGCGCTGCTCCCGCCCGAGCCGCTCTACCTGCGCCGCCCCGACGCCGTCGCGCCCGCTGGCATGCCGACGTCCGGCGAAGGGTAA
- the groL gene encoding chaperonin GroEL (60 kDa chaperone family; promotes refolding of misfolded polypeptides especially under stressful conditions; forms two stacked rings of heptamers to form a barrel-shaped 14mer; ends can be capped by GroES; misfolded proteins enter the barrel where they are refolded when GroES binds), translating to MAKQLQFNDDARKALERGVDALANAVKVTLGPKGRNVVLDKKWGAPTITNDGVTIAREVELEDPFENLGAQLAKEVATKTNDIAGDGTTTATVLAQAMVKEGLRNVAAGAGPAALKRGMDQAVTAMSDRLLETAREIEGRDEIAQVASLSAQDTTVGELIGDAFDKVGKDGVITVEESSTTAMELEFTEGMQFDKGYLSPYFVTDTERMESVLEDAYVLLHQGKISKVSDLLPLLEKVVGAGKPLVIVAEDVEGEALSTLVVNKIRGTFNAVAVKAPGFGDRRKAMMQDMAILTGGQVITEEIGLSLETADLDMLGTARRVVSTKDSTTIVEGGGDHQAVTDRVAQLQAEAASTDSDWDREKLQERIAKLAGGVCVIKVGAHTEVELKEKKHRIEDAVSATRAAIEEGIVAGGGSALIHAAGAVDELGLQGDEAVGANIVRKAAQEPLRWIAENAGLQGYVATTRVSELPAGQGLNAATGEYVDLLAAGVIDPVKVTRSALRNAASIASMVLTTDTLVVEKPEEDDDDHGHGHSH from the coding sequence ATGGCGAAGCAGCTGCAGTTCAACGACGACGCCCGCAAGGCGTTGGAGCGGGGCGTCGACGCCCTGGCCAACGCGGTCAAGGTGACGTTGGGCCCCAAGGGCCGCAACGTCGTCCTGGACAAGAAGTGGGGCGCGCCCACCATCACCAACGACGGTGTGACGATCGCCCGTGAGGTCGAGCTGGAGGACCCCTTCGAGAACCTGGGTGCCCAGCTGGCCAAGGAGGTCGCCACCAAGACCAACGACATCGCCGGTGACGGCACCACCACCGCGACCGTGCTGGCTCAGGCCATGGTCAAGGAGGGCCTGCGCAACGTGGCCGCCGGCGCCGGCCCGGCCGCGCTCAAGCGCGGCATGGACCAGGCCGTGACCGCTATGTCCGACCGGCTGCTGGAGACCGCCCGAGAGATCGAGGGCCGGGACGAGATCGCCCAGGTCGCCAGCCTGTCCGCTCAGGACACCACGGTCGGCGAGCTGATTGGCGACGCCTTCGACAAGGTCGGCAAGGACGGCGTCATCACCGTGGAGGAGTCCTCCACCACGGCGATGGAGCTGGAGTTCACCGAGGGTATGCAGTTCGACAAGGGCTACCTCTCGCCGTACTTCGTGACCGACACCGAGCGGATGGAGTCGGTCCTGGAGGACGCCTACGTGCTGCTGCACCAGGGCAAGATCTCCAAGGTCTCCGACCTGCTCCCGCTGCTGGAGAAGGTCGTCGGTGCCGGCAAGCCGCTGGTGATCGTCGCCGAGGACGTCGAGGGCGAGGCGCTGTCCACCCTCGTGGTCAACAAGATCCGCGGCACCTTCAACGCGGTCGCCGTCAAGGCCCCCGGTTTCGGTGACCGCCGCAAGGCGATGATGCAGGACATGGCCATCCTCACCGGCGGTCAGGTCATCACCGAGGAGATCGGGCTGTCTCTGGAGACCGCTGACCTGGACATGCTGGGCACGGCCCGCCGCGTGGTCTCCACCAAGGACTCCACGACCATCGTCGAGGGCGGTGGCGACCACCAGGCCGTCACCGACCGGGTGGCCCAGCTGCAGGCCGAGGCCGCCTCCACCGACTCCGACTGGGACCGCGAGAAGCTGCAGGAGCGGATCGCTAAGCTCGCCGGTGGCGTGTGCGTGATCAAGGTCGGCGCCCACACCGAGGTCGAGTTGAAGGAGAAGAAGCACCGGATCGAGGACGCAGTCTCGGCGACCCGGGCCGCGATCGAAGAGGGCATCGTCGCCGGTGGCGGCTCCGCCCTCATCCACGCAGCCGGTGCCGTCGACGAGCTGGGCCTGCAGGGTGACGAGGCCGTGGGCGCCAACATCGTCCGCAAGGCCGCGCAGGAGCCGCTGCGCTGGATCGCCGAGAACGCCGGCCTCCAGGGTTACGTGGCCACCACCAGGGTCTCCGAGCTGCCCGCCGGGCAGGGCCTGAACGCCGCGACCGGGGAGTACGTTGACCTGCTCGCCGCCGGGGTGATCGACCCCGTCAAGGTCACCCGGTCTGCGCTGCGCAACGCCGCCTCGATCGCCTCGATGGTGCTGACCACCGACACCTTGGTCGTGGAGAAGCCGGAAGAGGACGACGACGACCACGGGCACGGGCACAGCCACTGA
- the groES gene encoding co-chaperone GroES, with amino-acid sequence MSVSIKPLEDRIVVQAVEAEQTTASGLVIPDTAKEKPQEGEVLAVGPGRWNEDGDERVPMDIKVGDRVIYSKYGGTEVKHSGTEYLILSARDVLAIVG; translated from the coding sequence GTGTCGGTTTCCATCAAGCCGCTCGAGGACCGCATCGTTGTCCAGGCCGTCGAGGCCGAGCAGACCACCGCCTCCGGCCTGGTCATCCCGGACACCGCCAAGGAGAAGCCCCAGGAGGGCGAGGTCCTGGCAGTTGGCCCCGGCCGCTGGAACGAGGACGGCGACGAGCGTGTCCCCATGGACATCAAGGTCGGTGACCGCGTCATCTACTCCAAGTACGGCGGCACCGAGGTCAAGCACAGCGGCACCGAGTATCTGATCCTGAGCGCGCGCGACGTGCTCGCCATCGTTGGCTGA
- a CDS encoding class I SAM-dependent methyltransferase — MDRPDADLLARLTEGEGAQLLASLPPYAEASTLALGTRLRTEGHDPALVAAALTQSRLRAAARVRLGPLAEQLLLTQDGLEQATRPPVAARRALRLRQAGLEHVWDLGCGLGLDARGLAEAGLRVTAVESDPAVAVAARANLADLDVAEVWLGDATEAPVGPHDGAFLDPARRTPGVADVRGRTRRVFRLEELSPSWAVVQQVAATAAATGAKLSPGFPHAHLPSGTEAEWVSVDGSVVECALWWRAAVRSPGRKAVIGATDTHGGVRWTEVGAADSEAEPLSGLADLGPFLVEPDRAVLAAGRIDALTARTEGQELDPGTGYVSAPTVTALPWARWYAVREALPLHAKTVRGWLRERGVGRVTIKKRGVPTDPDQFRADLRLRPGRDATEAVLVLTRVAGTPVAVVVEPVVGASARIIST, encoded by the coding sequence ATGGACCGCCCGGACGCCGACCTGCTGGCGCGCCTCACCGAGGGCGAGGGCGCCCAGCTGCTCGCCTCGCTGCCGCCCTACGCCGAGGCGAGCACCCTGGCCCTGGGCACCCGCCTGCGGACCGAGGGCCACGACCCTGCGTTGGTGGCCGCGGCATTGACGCAGTCGCGGCTGCGGGCCGCGGCGCGCGTCCGGCTCGGCCCGCTGGCCGAGCAGCTGCTGTTGACTCAGGACGGCCTGGAGCAGGCGACCCGGCCGCCAGTCGCCGCGCGCCGAGCGTTGCGCCTGCGCCAGGCCGGTCTCGAGCACGTCTGGGACCTGGGCTGCGGGCTCGGCTTGGACGCCCGCGGCCTGGCCGAGGCTGGCCTGCGAGTGACGGCGGTCGAGAGCGACCCTGCGGTGGCGGTCGCGGCCCGTGCCAACCTCGCGGACCTGGATGTGGCCGAGGTCTGGCTAGGGGACGCCACGGAGGCACCTGTCGGTCCGCACGACGGTGCGTTCCTGGATCCAGCGCGCCGCACCCCCGGCGTGGCCGACGTGCGGGGCCGGACCCGACGGGTGTTCCGGCTGGAGGAGCTGTCGCCCTCCTGGGCCGTGGTCCAGCAGGTGGCTGCGACCGCCGCCGCCACCGGCGCCAAGCTCTCCCCCGGTTTCCCGCACGCCCATCTCCCGTCCGGCACCGAAGCCGAGTGGGTCTCCGTCGACGGCAGCGTGGTGGAGTGCGCCCTCTGGTGGCGGGCGGCGGTCCGCAGCCCCGGCCGAAAGGCAGTGATCGGTGCGACGGACACGCATGGCGGCGTGCGGTGGACCGAGGTCGGCGCCGCGGACAGCGAAGCGGAGCCCCTCAGCGGGCTCGCGGATCTGGGGCCGTTCCTCGTCGAGCCGGACCGCGCGGTGCTGGCTGCCGGCCGCATCGACGCCCTGACCGCTCGGACAGAGGGCCAGGAGCTTGACCCAGGCACGGGCTACGTCAGTGCGCCGACGGTCACTGCCCTGCCCTGGGCGCGCTGGTATGCCGTGCGCGAGGCACTCCCCCTGCACGCCAAGACGGTGAGGGGCTGGCTGCGGGAGCGGGGGGTCGGTCGGGTGACGATCAAGAAGCGGGGCGTACCCACCGACCCTGACCAGTTTCGTGCCGACCTGCGGCTGCGCCCGGGGCGGGACGCCACCGAGGCGGTGCTGGTGCTGACCAGGGTGGCTGGGACGCCCGTCGCCGTGGTGGTGGAGCCTGTGGTGGGCGCCTCGGCGAGGATCATCTCAACCTGA
- the tsaD gene encoding tRNA (adenosine(37)-N6)-threonylcarbamoyltransferase complex transferase subunit TsaD, which produces MAEHGPLVLGVETSCDETGVGIVRGRTLLTNAVASSVDEHARFGGVVPEVASRAHLEAMVPTLQRACEEARVRLTDVDAIAVTAGPGLASALVVGVAAAKALALALNRPLYGVNHLAGHVAVDVLEHGPLPEPLIALLVSGGHSNLLMVRDITQDVESLGSTLDDAAGEAFDKVARVLQLPYPGGPHIDRVATDGDPRAIAFPRGLTSGRDVERHRFDYSFSGLKTSVARWVQQREAAGEPVPVADVAASFQEAVADVLTRKAVAACREHGVEDLLIGGGVAANSRLRTLAEERCAAAGIRLRVPRPALCTDNGAMIAALGAEMVMRGRTASRLDLPADSSQSIELVQV; this is translated from the coding sequence ATGGCTGAGCACGGACCTCTGGTGCTGGGTGTGGAGACCAGCTGCGACGAGACGGGAGTGGGCATCGTGCGCGGCCGCACCCTGCTGACCAACGCAGTCGCCAGCAGCGTCGACGAGCATGCGCGCTTCGGCGGGGTCGTGCCAGAGGTGGCCAGCCGCGCCCACCTGGAGGCTATGGTCCCCACCCTCCAGCGCGCCTGTGAGGAGGCCCGCGTCAGGCTCACAGACGTTGACGCCATCGCGGTGACGGCCGGCCCCGGGCTGGCCAGCGCTCTCGTGGTCGGTGTGGCGGCAGCCAAGGCTCTTGCGCTCGCCCTGAACAGGCCGCTCTATGGCGTCAACCATCTCGCTGGTCACGTGGCGGTGGACGTCCTTGAGCACGGGCCCTTGCCGGAGCCGCTGATCGCCCTGCTCGTCAGCGGCGGCCACTCGAACCTGCTCATGGTCCGGGACATCACGCAGGACGTGGAGTCCTTGGGCTCCACCCTGGACGACGCTGCGGGGGAGGCGTTCGACAAGGTCGCCCGGGTCCTGCAGCTGCCTTACCCGGGGGGGCCGCACATTGACCGGGTCGCCACCGACGGGGATCCTCGGGCCATCGCCTTCCCCCGCGGGCTCACCTCCGGGCGGGACGTGGAACGGCATCGGTTCGACTACTCCTTCTCGGGTCTGAAGACCTCCGTGGCTCGGTGGGTCCAGCAGCGCGAGGCTGCGGGTGAGCCGGTCCCCGTGGCCGACGTCGCTGCCAGCTTCCAAGAGGCGGTGGCGGACGTGCTGACTCGCAAGGCCGTCGCGGCCTGCCGGGAGCACGGGGTCGAAGACCTGCTCATCGGGGGCGGGGTCGCGGCGAATAGCCGGTTGCGGACACTCGCCGAGGAGCGCTGCGCGGCGGCGGGGATCCGGTTGAGGGTGCCGCGACCCGCTCTGTGCACCGACAACGGGGCGATGATCGCGGCGTTAGGCGCCGAGATGGTGATGCGCGGACGGACTGCCTCCAGATTGGACCTGCCCGCCGACTCCTCCCAATCCATCGAGTTGGTCCAGGTCTGA